The proteins below are encoded in one region of Streptomyces sp. NBC_00490:
- a CDS encoding GntR family transcriptional regulator — translation MLSTPGLPQGAVPKLERPGPLRDRVYEALLELITTRALQPGQHLVESELAGHLGVSRQPVREALQRLNTEGWVDLRPAQGAFVHEPTEEEADQLLTVRTLLEAEAARLAAANASKAGIEALRDIQEQGMRAVAADDVEAAVLLNARFHAKVMELAGNAVLAELAAQVDRRVRWYYAPIARQRGQQSWDEHRELIGAIMDRDETRATQLMREHTEHTRRSYHARAKS, via the coding sequence ATGTTGTCGACGCCAGGACTGCCACAGGGTGCGGTGCCCAAACTGGAACGCCCCGGCCCGCTGCGCGACCGTGTCTACGAGGCGCTGCTCGAACTCATCACCACCCGAGCGCTGCAGCCGGGCCAGCATCTGGTCGAGAGCGAGCTCGCCGGACATCTCGGCGTCTCCCGCCAGCCCGTGCGCGAGGCGTTGCAGCGGCTGAACACGGAGGGGTGGGTCGATCTGCGGCCCGCGCAGGGCGCGTTCGTGCACGAGCCCACCGAGGAGGAGGCCGACCAGCTCCTCACGGTCCGTACGCTGCTGGAGGCCGAAGCCGCCCGGCTCGCCGCGGCCAACGCGTCCAAGGCCGGCATCGAGGCCCTGCGCGACATCCAGGAGCAGGGCATGCGGGCCGTCGCCGCGGACGACGTGGAGGCCGCGGTGCTGCTCAACGCCCGTTTCCACGCGAAGGTCATGGAGTTGGCCGGCAACGCCGTTCTCGCCGAGCTGGCCGCTCAGGTCGACCGGCGCGTCCGCTGGTACTACGCGCCCATCGCCCGGCAGCGCGGACAGCAGTCCTGGGACGAGCACCGGGAGCTGATCGGCGCGATCATGGACCGTGACGAGACCCGCGCCACGCAGCTCATGCGCGAACACACGGAACACACGCGGCGCTCGTACCACGCCCGGGCCAAGTCCTGA
- a CDS encoding LysR substrate-binding domain-containing protein, translating into MYDPSQLRTFLAVAQTLSFTQAARRLGLRQSTVSQHVRRLEDATGRQLFTRDTHSVELTEDGEAMLGFARRILDVHEQASAFFTGTRLRGRLRFGASEDFVLTRLPEILEAFRHDHPEVDLELTVELSGTLHEQLEAGKLDLVLAKRRPEDPRGELVWHDKLVWIGAERLRLEADRPVPLIVYPPPGITRALALEALERQGREWRIVCTSGSLNGLVAAARAGLGVMAHSRGLVPPGLVGVPDRAGLPELGRVDFVLVHGRRRTAAQGAADALAGAILTGGDRLHRR; encoded by the coding sequence ATGTACGACCCGTCCCAGTTGCGAACGTTCCTGGCGGTGGCGCAGACGCTGAGCTTCACGCAGGCGGCCCGGCGGCTCGGGCTGCGCCAGTCGACGGTCAGCCAGCACGTACGGCGGCTGGAGGATGCCACGGGGCGGCAGTTGTTCACCCGGGACACCCACTCCGTGGAGCTGACGGAGGACGGCGAGGCGATGCTCGGCTTCGCGCGCCGGATCCTGGACGTGCATGAGCAGGCGTCGGCATTTTTCACGGGTACCCGGCTCCGCGGCCGGTTGCGCTTCGGCGCCTCGGAGGATTTCGTGCTGACCCGGCTGCCGGAGATCCTGGAGGCCTTCCGCCACGACCATCCCGAGGTCGACCTGGAGCTGACCGTCGAGCTCTCGGGCACTTTGCACGAGCAGCTGGAGGCCGGGAAACTGGATCTGGTGCTGGCGAAGCGGCGGCCGGAGGATCCGCGCGGTGAACTCGTCTGGCACGACAAGCTGGTGTGGATCGGCGCGGAACGGCTCCGCCTCGAGGCGGACCGGCCGGTTCCGCTGATCGTCTATCCCCCGCCGGGCATCACCCGCGCCCTCGCCCTGGAGGCTCTGGAGCGTCAGGGCCGCGAGTGGCGCATCGTCTGCACCAGCGGCAGCCTCAACGGTCTCGTCGCCGCGGCCCGCGCCGGCCTCGGTGTGATGGCCCACTCCCGCGGTCTCGTCCCGCCGGGTCTGGTGGGTGTGCCGGACCGCGCGGGCCTGCCCGAACTCGGCCGGGTCGACTTCGTCCTGGTGCACGGCCGCAGACGTACGGCGGCCCAGGGCGCGGCGGACGCGCTCGCAGGGGCGATCCTGACGGGCGGGGACCGGCTGCACCGACGGTGA
- a CDS encoding isochorismatase family protein: MTEPVTLDPARSALVLVDLMDRIVALPLEPRKGAEVLVASQELAAAFRSAGAPVVLIRVERPGVAEQPPGSGLVGGLARDGDVEIVKRTIGGFQGTGLDDRLRELGVSTLVFGGIATNLGVESTARAAADLGYDLVFVEDAMAAFTAAEHEASVRLDFPRLGSVVRVAELTLGG; encoded by the coding sequence ATGACCGAACCCGTCACCCTTGATCCGGCGCGCAGCGCCCTCGTCCTCGTCGATCTGATGGACCGGATCGTCGCGCTGCCCCTGGAGCCCCGCAAGGGCGCCGAAGTCCTCGTCGCCTCGCAGGAGTTGGCGGCCGCCTTCCGTTCGGCGGGCGCACCCGTCGTCCTCATCCGCGTCGAACGCCCCGGGGTCGCCGAACAGCCGCCCGGCAGCGGGCTGGTGGGCGGCCTCGCCCGGGACGGCGACGTCGAGATCGTGAAGCGGACCATCGGCGGCTTCCAGGGCACCGGCCTCGACGACCGTCTCCGTGAACTCGGCGTCAGCACCCTCGTGTTCGGCGGCATCGCCACCAACCTCGGCGTGGAGTCCACCGCCCGCGCCGCCGCCGACCTCGGCTACGACCTCGTCTTCGTCGAGGACGCCATGGCCGCGTTCACGGCGGCCGAGCACGAGGCGTCCGTACGGCTGGACTTCCCGCGACTGGGGTCGGTGGTACGCGTGGCGGAGCTGACCCTCGGCGGCTGA
- a CDS encoding bile acid:sodium symporter family protein, protein MPIDPYILLLLGTVGLAALLPARGTGADVASGASTAAIAFLFFLYGARLSTREAMEGVKHWRLHVTVLACTFLVFPLLGMAARGLVPVLLTQPLYQGLLFLTLVPSTIQSSIAFTSMARGNVPAAICAGSFSSLVGIVITPLLAAALLGSSAGGFSADSVVQIVLQLLVPFVAGQLLRRWIGGFVTRHKKVLGLVDRGSILLVVYTAFSEGMVQGIWHQVSPLRLAGLLVVEAVLLAVMLALTWYGAKALRFGREDRIAIQFAGSKKSLASGLPMASVLFGAHASLAVLPLMLFHQMQLMVCAVIAKRRSHDPDAQERPGEGPGGEVTSAASASASRTSVGTGTRSG, encoded by the coding sequence ATGCCGATCGACCCGTACATCCTGCTGCTCCTGGGAACGGTGGGCCTCGCCGCCCTCCTCCCGGCGCGCGGGACGGGCGCGGACGTCGCCTCCGGGGCCTCCACCGCCGCGATCGCCTTCCTCTTCTTCCTCTACGGCGCCCGCCTGTCCACCCGTGAGGCGATGGAGGGGGTCAAGCACTGGCGGCTCCACGTCACGGTCCTGGCCTGCACCTTCCTGGTCTTCCCGCTGCTCGGCATGGCCGCCCGCGGCCTCGTGCCGGTGCTGCTGACCCAACCGCTCTACCAGGGCCTGCTCTTCCTCACCCTCGTCCCCTCCACCATCCAGTCGTCGATCGCCTTCACCTCCATGGCCCGCGGCAACGTGCCCGCGGCGATCTGCGCCGGTTCGTTCTCCTCGCTGGTCGGCATCGTCATCACCCCGCTGCTGGCCGCAGCCCTGCTCGGCAGCAGCGCCGGCGGGTTCTCCGCCGACTCGGTCGTCCAGATCGTGCTCCAGCTGCTGGTGCCGTTCGTCGCCGGGCAGCTGCTGCGCCGCTGGATCGGCGGCTTCGTCACCCGGCACAAGAAGGTCCTCGGCCTGGTCGACCGCGGCTCGATCCTCCTGGTCGTCTACACCGCGTTCAGCGAGGGCATGGTCCAGGGCATCTGGCACCAGGTGAGCCCGCTGAGGCTGGCCGGACTGCTCGTGGTCGAGGCCGTACTGCTCGCCGTGATGCTGGCGCTGACCTGGTACGGCGCCAAGGCGCTCCGCTTCGGCCGCGAGGACCGGATCGCGATCCAGTTCGCGGGCTCGAAGAAGTCCCTCGCCTCCGGACTGCCCATGGCGAGCGTGCTCTTCGGCGCGCACGCGTCGCTGGCGGTACTGCCGCTGATGCTCTTCCACCAGATGCAGCTGATGGTGTGCGCGGTGATCGCCAAGCGCCGCTCCCACGACCCGGACGCGCAGGAGCGGCCGGGGGAGGGGCCGGGGGGCGAGGTCACTTCAGCGGCTTCAGCGTCAGCGTCACGAACCTCGGTCGGTACAGGGACACGTTCCGGTTGA
- a CDS encoding DUF4185 domain-containing protein, which yields MPEDVRARQRTGTGLGLLLALVLGAVLLTALPKDDDPQDAGDCIPHTVGAWSADDRLTGEFARYGDDATRADDWTGGDGTHSVRLPDGRMLWLFSDTYLGQVYAPPNPVGESFAWRDTTAPLVRNSAVLMREGRLETTLPAPLFPDPAPNQWRWPVAARVEPREPGSDERVVRVLLWVRTAGAAPWIYGMPTATEVATLSLPDLRVESITKVFDQQLVPDASRRVLFGTTLIKEDGWTYVFGGDDGQAASRPVSSAYAARVPEGRLGEPAAWQYWNGSTWASGARPAPVLGNQRQRTGVGSAFSVVRKDGTYVLFTMAAGTAGLTTVTSYWACSPTGPWHGPTRHLDAALPDGEVAAYNPQVHSELSGGGRLVLSYDVNWLEPAAAAAQLNRNVSLYRPRFVTLTLKPLK from the coding sequence GTGCCCGAGGACGTACGAGCACGACAGCGGACGGGAACGGGGCTCGGCCTGCTGCTGGCCCTGGTTCTCGGGGCCGTGCTGCTCACGGCTCTGCCCAAGGACGACGACCCACAGGATGCGGGCGACTGTATACCGCACACCGTCGGCGCCTGGTCGGCGGACGACCGGCTCACCGGCGAGTTCGCCCGCTACGGCGATGACGCCACCCGCGCCGACGACTGGACCGGCGGTGACGGCACCCACTCGGTGCGGCTGCCGGACGGCCGGATGCTGTGGCTGTTCTCGGACACCTATCTCGGCCAGGTGTACGCCCCGCCCAACCCGGTCGGCGAGTCCTTCGCCTGGCGGGACACCACCGCCCCGCTGGTCCGCAACTCGGCGGTGCTGATGCGCGAGGGCCGGCTGGAGACCACCCTGCCGGCCCCGCTCTTCCCCGACCCGGCGCCCAACCAGTGGCGGTGGCCGGTCGCGGCGCGGGTCGAGCCGCGTGAGCCCGGGTCGGACGAGCGGGTCGTGCGGGTGCTGCTGTGGGTGCGGACGGCGGGGGCGGCGCCGTGGATCTACGGAATGCCCACCGCCACCGAGGTGGCCACGCTCTCGCTGCCCGATCTGCGGGTCGAGTCCATCACCAAGGTGTTCGACCAGCAGCTGGTCCCGGACGCCTCCCGGCGTGTCCTGTTCGGCACCACGCTGATCAAGGAGGACGGCTGGACGTACGTCTTCGGCGGCGACGACGGCCAGGCGGCGTCCCGGCCGGTCTCGTCGGCCTATGCGGCCCGGGTCCCGGAGGGCAGGCTCGGGGAGCCCGCCGCCTGGCAGTACTGGAACGGCTCCACGTGGGCGTCCGGGGCCCGCCCGGCCCCGGTGCTCGGCAACCAGCGCCAGCGCACCGGGGTGGGCAGCGCCTTCTCCGTGGTGCGCAAGGACGGCACGTACGTCCTGTTCACCATGGCGGCGGGCACCGCGGGACTGACCACCGTCACCTCGTACTGGGCCTGCTCCCCCACCGGACCGTGGCACGGACCGACCAGGCACCTCGATGCCGCGCTGCCGGACGGCGAGGTCGCGGCGTACAACCCGCAGGTCCACTCCGAACTGAGCGGTGGCGGACGGCTGGTCCTCAGCTACGACGTGAACTGGCTGGAGCCGGCCGCCGCGGCGGCGCAGCTCAACCGGAACGTGTCCCTGTACCGACCGAGGTTCGTGACGCTGACGCTGAAGCCGCTGAAGTGA
- a CDS encoding beta-ketoacyl-ACP synthase III produces MNGSRIAAVGHYQPAKVLTNEDLAGLVDTSDEWIRSRVGIRTRHIAGPDEPVDELASHAAAKALAAAGLTPDDIDLVLVATSTAVDRSPNMAARVAARLGIPSPAAMDVNVVCAGFTHALATADHTIRAGAATRALVIGADKMSDVADWTDRTTCVLVGDGAGAAVVEACGPGDEAGIGPVLWGSVPEMGNAVRIEGQPARFAQEGQSVYRWATTQLPPLARKACERAGLAPEELAGVVLHQANLRIIEPLAERIGAVNAVVARDVAESGNTSAASIPLAFSKLVEQGALSTGDPVLLFGFGGNLSYAGQVVRCP; encoded by the coding sequence ATGAACGGCTCGCGCATCGCCGCCGTCGGCCACTACCAGCCCGCCAAGGTACTCACCAACGAGGACCTGGCGGGCCTGGTCGACACCAGTGACGAGTGGATCAGGAGCCGGGTGGGCATCCGCACGCGCCACATCGCGGGCCCCGACGAGCCCGTCGACGAGCTCGCCTCGCACGCCGCCGCCAAGGCGCTCGCCGCCGCCGGTCTCACGCCCGACGACATCGACCTGGTCCTGGTCGCCACGTCCACCGCCGTGGACCGCTCCCCGAACATGGCCGCCCGGGTCGCGGCCCGGCTCGGCATCCCCTCGCCCGCCGCGATGGACGTCAACGTGGTGTGCGCGGGCTTCACCCACGCGCTGGCCACCGCCGACCACACCATCCGGGCGGGTGCCGCGACCCGGGCGCTGGTCATCGGCGCCGACAAGATGTCCGACGTGGCCGACTGGACCGACCGCACGACCTGTGTGCTCGTCGGCGACGGGGCGGGGGCCGCCGTGGTGGAGGCCTGCGGGCCGGGCGACGAGGCCGGTATCGGGCCCGTGCTGTGGGGTTCGGTGCCCGAGATGGGGAACGCGGTGCGCATCGAGGGGCAGCCCGCGCGGTTCGCGCAGGAGGGGCAGAGCGTGTACCGCTGGGCGACCACCCAGCTGCCGCCCCTGGCCCGCAAGGCCTGCGAGCGGGCGGGGCTCGCGCCCGAGGAGCTCGCCGGGGTCGTCCTGCACCAGGCCAATCTGCGGATCATCGAGCCGCTCGCCGAGCGGATCGGCGCCGTCAACGCCGTCGTCGCACGGGATGTCGCCGAATCGGGTAACACCTCCGCGGCCAGCATCCCCCTCGCCTTCTCCAAGCTCGTCGAGCAGGGCGCCCTCTCCACCGGGGACCCGGTGCTGCTCTTCGGGTTCGGCGGCAACCTGTCGTACGCGGGACAGGTCGTCCGCTGCCCGTGA
- a CDS encoding MFS transporter small subunit — MSQNDSSQSPPDRRPLIAFAWLWVGAPLAYGLYELVQKATQLFTK; from the coding sequence ATGTCGCAGAACGACAGCAGTCAGAGCCCGCCTGACCGGCGTCCGCTGATCGCCTTCGCCTGGCTGTGGGTGGGGGCGCCGCTCGCCTACGGCCTGTACGAACTCGTGCAGAAGGCGACCCAGCTCTTCACCAAGTGA
- a CDS encoding OFA family MFS transporter, translating to MSPPVAPTGWSRWLVPPAALSVHLSIGQAYAWSVFKPPLESALGLSGTQSALPFQLGIVMLGLSAAFGGTLVERNGPRWAMTVALICFSSGFLLSALGAYTEQYWLIVFGYGFVGGIGLGIGYISPVSTLIKWFPDRPGMATGIAIMGFGGGALIASPWSAQMLESFGSDSSGIAAAFLVHGLSYAVFMTLGVLLVRVPRTEKPIGDSGPSVLAGPQVSARNAVRTPQFWCLWVVLCMNVTAGIGILEKAAPMITDFFRNTSTPVSVSAAAGFVALLSAANMAGRIGWSSTSDLIGRKNIYRLYLGAGALMYLLIALVGDSSKPVFILCALVILSFYGGGFATIPAYLKDLFGTYQVGAIHGRLLTAWSTAGVLGPLIVNWIADRQEEAGKDGSSLYTMSLFIMIGLLAIGFVANELVRPVHVRHHIPAPREAADVAERQQSEPA from the coding sequence ATGAGTCCCCCCGTCGCCCCCACCGGCTGGAGCCGTTGGCTCGTACCCCCAGCCGCGCTCTCGGTCCATCTCTCCATCGGGCAGGCGTACGCCTGGTCCGTCTTCAAGCCGCCCCTGGAGTCCGCGCTCGGCCTCAGCGGTACGCAGAGCGCGCTGCCCTTCCAGTTGGGCATCGTCATGCTCGGCCTGTCGGCCGCGTTCGGCGGCACGCTCGTGGAACGCAACGGACCGCGCTGGGCGATGACCGTCGCCCTGATCTGCTTCTCGTCCGGGTTCCTGCTCTCCGCGCTCGGCGCGTACACCGAGCAGTACTGGCTGATCGTCTTCGGCTACGGCTTCGTCGGCGGCATCGGCCTCGGCATCGGCTACATCTCACCCGTGTCGACCCTGATCAAGTGGTTCCCGGACCGGCCGGGCATGGCCACCGGCATCGCCATCATGGGCTTCGGAGGCGGCGCGCTGATCGCCTCGCCCTGGTCGGCGCAGATGCTGGAGTCGTTCGGCTCCGACAGCTCCGGGATCGCGGCGGCGTTCCTCGTGCACGGTCTGTCGTACGCGGTCTTCATGACGCTGGGCGTCCTGCTCGTCCGGGTGCCGCGCACGGAGAAGCCCATCGGCGACAGCGGGCCGAGCGTTCTCGCGGGGCCGCAGGTCTCCGCCCGCAATGCCGTGCGGACCCCGCAGTTCTGGTGTCTGTGGGTGGTGCTCTGCATGAACGTGACCGCGGGCATCGGCATCCTGGAGAAGGCCGCCCCGATGATCACGGACTTCTTCAGGAACACCTCGACGCCGGTGTCGGTGTCGGCCGCGGCCGGTTTCGTCGCGCTGCTCTCGGCGGCCAACATGGCGGGCCGTATCGGCTGGTCGTCCACCTCGGACCTGATCGGCCGCAAGAACATCTACCGCCTCTACCTGGGCGCGGGCGCGCTGATGTATCTGCTCATCGCGCTGGTCGGCGACTCGTCCAAGCCGGTGTTCATCCTGTGCGCCCTGGTGATCCTCTCGTTCTACGGGGGCGGCTTCGCCACGATCCCCGCCTATCTGAAGGACCTCTTCGGGACCTACCAGGTCGGCGCGATCCACGGCCGGCTGCTCACCGCCTGGTCCACGGCCGGTGTCCTCGGACCGCTGATCGTGAACTGGATCGCCGACCGGCAGGAGGAGGCCGGCAAGGACGGCTCCTCCCTCTACACCATGTCCCTCTTCATCATGATCGGGCTGCTCGCGATCGGGTTCGTCGCCAACGAACTGGTCCGGCCCGTCCATGTCCGTCACCACATCCCCGCACCGAGGGAGGCCGCCGATGTCGCAGAACGACAGCAGTCAGAGCCCGCCTGA
- the fdhD gene encoding formate dehydrogenase accessory sulfurtransferase FdhD, with product MGRVTERRKVIRIRDGAVSSRPDTLVAEEPLEIRLNGKPLAITMRTPGDDFALAAGFLVSEGVLAAGSDLRNIVYCAGATVDGSNTYNVVDVRTAPDVVIPDITLERNVYTTSSCGLCGKASLDAVRTTTRWPISDTPPVRLEPELLAALPDRLRAAQRVFDRTGGLHAAALFTEDGELLDIREDVGRHNAVDKLVGRALQNDDLPLSRVVLLVSGRASFELAQKAVMAGIPVLAAVSAPSSLAVDLAVETGLTLVGFLRGSSMNVYAGEDRIALRATAAQG from the coding sequence ATGGGACGAGTCACGGAACGACGCAAGGTGATCCGCATCCGGGACGGGGCCGTCTCCTCCCGCCCGGACACACTGGTCGCCGAGGAACCGCTGGAGATCCGGCTGAACGGCAAGCCGCTCGCGATCACCATGCGCACACCGGGCGACGACTTCGCCCTGGCGGCCGGCTTCCTGGTCAGCGAGGGTGTCCTGGCGGCCGGATCCGATCTGCGGAACATCGTCTACTGCGCGGGCGCGACCGTGGACGGCTCCAACACCTACAACGTGGTGGACGTGCGGACCGCCCCCGACGTGGTGATCCCCGACATCACCCTCGAGCGCAACGTGTACACCACCTCGTCCTGCGGCCTGTGCGGCAAGGCGAGTCTCGACGCTGTCCGTACGACGACCCGCTGGCCCATCTCCGACACTCCCCCGGTCCGCCTCGAACCCGAACTGCTCGCGGCCCTCCCCGACCGGCTGCGCGCGGCTCAGCGGGTCTTCGACCGGACCGGGGGCCTGCACGCCGCCGCCCTCTTCACCGAGGACGGCGAACTCCTCGACATACGCGAGGACGTCGGCCGGCACAACGCCGTCGACAAACTGGTCGGCCGCGCCCTCCAGAACGACGACCTGCCCCTGTCCCGCGTCGTCCTGCTGGTCTCCGGCCGGGCCTCCTTCGAACTCGCCCAGAAGGCGGTCATGGCCGGCATCCCCGTCCTGGCCGCCGTCTCCGCCCCCTCGTCCCTCGCCGTCGACCTCGCCGTCGAGACCGGTCTCACCCTCGTCGGCTTCCTGCGGGGCTCGTCCATGAACGTGTACGCGGGAGAGGACCGCATCGCTCTGCGGGCCACGGCCGCTCAGGGCTGA
- a CDS encoding Lrp/AsnC family transcriptional regulator, with product MLTLESTVLDALDLQLLSALEVNGRASFSRLGAVLGASDQTIARRYRKLCAEAGLRVLALRDPHVLGEDQWILRFRCAPDSAAAISDALAKRPDTAWIGLASGGTEIVCMTRPRGPGDHDELLLGKLPRTPGVVDIRAHQLLHRFYGGPAGWSRKFGALDEDQIAALRPHPEPGTGPARVEPDDEPLLAVLRRDGRAGSPELQRATGRSESAVKRRLAALLGSGAVYIDIEYHSEALGYPRAAALWITAAPGALTSVGRALAGHDEVAFASATAGPSNLVVTAVVRDTAGLYAYLSGPLGRLEGVQHVEATPFLRRVKQLTYETPGR from the coding sequence ATGTTGACGCTGGAATCCACCGTTCTGGACGCTCTCGACCTCCAGTTGCTCTCGGCGCTCGAGGTCAACGGCCGCGCCTCCTTCAGCCGTCTGGGCGCCGTGCTCGGGGCCTCCGACCAGACGATCGCCCGCCGCTACCGCAAGCTGTGCGCCGAGGCGGGACTGCGGGTCCTCGCCCTCCGCGACCCGCACGTCCTCGGCGAGGACCAGTGGATCCTCAGGTTCCGCTGCGCGCCCGACAGCGCGGCGGCCATCTCCGACGCGCTCGCCAAGCGGCCGGACACGGCCTGGATCGGACTGGCCTCCGGGGGCACCGAGATCGTCTGCATGACCCGGCCGCGCGGCCCCGGCGACCACGACGAACTGCTGCTCGGCAAACTGCCCCGCACCCCGGGCGTCGTGGACATCCGCGCCCACCAGCTGCTCCACCGGTTCTACGGCGGCCCGGCCGGCTGGTCGAGGAAGTTCGGCGCGCTCGACGAGGACCAGATCGCCGCTCTGCGCCCGCACCCGGAACCCGGGACCGGCCCGGCCCGTGTCGAGCCGGACGACGAACCCCTGCTCGCCGTCCTGCGGCGCGACGGACGGGCGGGCTCTCCGGAACTCCAGCGCGCCACCGGGCGCTCCGAGTCGGCCGTCAAGCGCCGCCTCGCCGCGCTGCTCGGCTCCGGGGCGGTCTACATCGACATCGAGTACCACTCCGAGGCGCTCGGCTACCCGCGGGCCGCGGCCCTGTGGATCACCGCCGCGCCCGGCGCCCTCACGTCCGTCGGCCGGGCCCTCGCCGGCCACGACGAGGTCGCCTTCGCCAGCGCCACCGCCGGCCCCTCCAACCTGGTCGTGACCGCGGTCGTCAGGGACACGGCGGGGCTGTACGCCTACCTCAGCGGGCCACTGGGGCGGCTGGAGGGGGTCCAGCACGTGGAGGCGACGCCGTTCCTGCGGAGGGTGAAGCAGCTGACGTACGAGACGCCCGGCCGCTGA